Genomic window (Phragmites australis chromosome 5, lpPhrAust1.1, whole genome shotgun sequence):
TGGTAACCCGTGTCATAGGGGCAAGCACAAGTGGGTAGttttgggtatgagaaaggttgtctcagaGGCCAAGTGGATGGACCCGAGTCATGTTGGTAAAGATGTACCTCCTGcaaggtgtaagatcaatttgaattgccacactctcggttatgagtatACTTATGTTCATTCGTATCAATTGTAGAGGTCCGATGTTGGGTTGTATACAGTATGTTGGGAAGTGCCTAGTGTTGTCTAATTCTTCGAttgctccttttttttctttaataaattGGGGAATCCAATATGGATTATGATGTTGACTGTATCgatttctttttgaatttttatatgTATAATGACTTCGGAACTTGAGTCtaattctatttttctattaGAGCCTTCTTTCCTATTCTTTTGTATATAGTTCTTGATACAATTTCGTATTTTTTATCTTCCTGTAGAccttcaaaataattttttggttGTGCAAACCAAAAGGAATGGTTATTTTGGGTTGTACCATGTCTGAAACCAAGTATGTTGGGAAGGGTATGTTCATGTGACCGTtacatcatgtttatgatcTAAGAATAGGATGATTCAAGTTGTTAAGCtttgtagatgctcacactcttGAATCAATAAAATACCCTTTgcttataaattcatttaaccttgtggtcgaCTCCTTGCTATTCAtcccaaatgcatgatccttagaattgagttattatatgtacccgcTATGAGTAAGTCTTGTAAGTACCTTCGTATCACCTTGCTATCGTTGAGTTTTTGCAAGTGAGGATGACCTAGTGTATGGTTACTTCATGCCCACCGATGTTGATGATAGGCAAGAGTAGTGGTGGGCTACTCGTGGTGACACGATATGGCAAACGTCACCATCTATTTTGCTATTCATAGATGTTATTCCGTTGTGTGGTAATATCAATAATTTATTATATAAACTTGATGTATTTTGATCCTCCTACCGCTCATTGATGTTACGTTAAAACTTTAAATCGTTGAACTTGTAATGACTTAAAGGTTTGTAATATAATTATATTACTCACTTTTTATTATGCCTTGATATGATAAAACTTGTTGTAAAAGATGTTTGTTCTGATCCTGGACATCaaacacataccgggactaTCAGGATTTTATTCATTTTAATCATTGAGTGGTTGTGATTGTTGTAGTGAtatgtgggttagcacgtggcaTGTTGAGAGACAGACATATGCtacctctcatcttattaagCAATCGCCTattgattaattcgaatacaatttggacggttcctcacgaTAAACCCATGCAATCGGTTGTCCCGCATCATGCTTTCGACCCCAGACCAAGTGGCTAAAAGTTGTCCATAAATTAAACCCAAGCATCGCACCAGAATAAAGAGTCAAGAATGTGATCTTGAACTTGGTACAAGAAATCATTGTAGTTTGTTAACATGCCTCAACATGTCCTATcaacatatttttgtttttactcATAATGTTAGGTTGGCTAGAAATTATAGGTAACAGAAcatataaaataggaaaaattagGTGGATACTATCACAAAAGTGCCCATATTGAAAAATACCATCGGCTGTGAGGATGAAAAATATCAACTTTTGTGATTTTTGCGATGGTACCCATCAAATTGCCCCtataaaatatttacaaaagctATCACTTTTGTTGCTAGTTTCACATGAGTTATTTTTCATAGACCTACAAAGGATCTAATTTAGACATTGTTGTTGTAAGGAACAACATAGAAGTTGTGGAACTTTCACtaccttcttttctctctcaaggATACTGAGGAAGGTGGAGATAAGAGCCAGGAACATATGAGAGATTCATGAGTGGACAAAATGAATGAAAAGAGAGTTCCTTGCTCCTATGGGGCTACTTTTATAGATGAGGAGTATGGCTACATTCCATTTTGGGAGACAAAAGGTATGCATATTCAGATATTGAACATCACAGAGTTGTCTGACTACCGCAAGGACGGGCATACGATGGTGTACATGAGACAGTTTGTTCCTCTAACGAAAGAACAGATTGCAAACCCAGCTAGCTATGCGGATTGCATGCTGAATCAGGGCAGAAAGAGGACCATTTGCATCGTCATCGTGATGCTGGACCCCATGCGAACTCTGGGCTATTTATAGCCTGGAGTTCCTTCGAGTAGAAGGAGAGGTGCGGGGGATGTAGGTCCCACCTATGCCGTGTAGCACAGGGGGCTAGTGCCGGCTAGCACGCTCCTTGTTTTGGGTGTTCTTGTTCAAATTTTGAAGGGGAGCATTGCATGGGGTCCAGCATCACAATGACGATGCAAATGCTCCTCCTTCTACCCTGATTCAGCCTGTAGAAACCCAACATGAAAAGAATGTGAGGAGTATGGCTACATTCCATTTTGGGAGATTCCATAATTTACAACTAAATAACTTGCTATGTTCCTTATATGTCATTATTGTGTCGATAACATATGAGTCTAcgtcccacatgtcatcctcacattGGATGATATATTATGGATTATGCAGTTATTCGATGCATATCGTGGATTTATCCTTCCACTTTTACCCTTGGATATTTACACAAAGTAAGAGCATCGTAGTAATACTGTACcacttttgaattttttacATATCCACATTAATTTTCTAGAGCTATTTCTTATGACCAGCTTTTCTTTTAGAGGGTAGTAACAAAAAGGAAAGACTTTGGCTTGAGTGAAATAAAAGAGTAAGGGAAAAGATCAAAGCATTTCAGCGCCCTGCAGCATTACACAATCTTTAAAATCCAGAGCAACAGCAATTTTGCCAAGATCATGCAGCCATAAGCACCACGTTTGAGAATATGTTGACCAGCAACATCGAGTTAGTGGTGTACTATCACAGccttagctccaaaaattctctAATTGAACTAAATAGCTAAGCTCTTCACCTAGTACAAGATGGAATAAAATAGTGCAGGGGAAGGCTGTTTAGCAGTACAACTGAATTATGCAAATGAGTACCCCTAGTAATTAAAGAACATGCAGGACATCCTACGACAAAACCTGAAATTCAAGAGCCACAAAAACGTCTGTAGTGGAAGGAGAGCAGCAttcgtttcaaaaaaaaaagcagagcAGCATCAAGAAGAGAGCAGTAGCTTGTCTTGATTGAAGCCTGTACCTACTACAGGGAAAAGGCAGAATGTTGACCAACAATAGCAACAaaggatgaaaaaaaaagagggcaACAACCAAACCAATTAAAGAGCTGATGGTAGGATAGCTGCTCCTTCGTGTGCAGCAAGATAAGCAAATCATCAGTTTGACTAAGAAACTGAAAGTAGGTAACTCTCTTTATCCGTGCCAAAAACATCACGAGTGACATCCTGAAAAGGTAAAACaatatactttaaaaaaaactaattctcTGCACCTCTATATGTACACTATGGATATCTAACTTTGCTTTGACATCTCGAGGATCATTTAAATCAACATAGTATTTTATTATTTAGGTTATCTATCTTTATACTTTTGAATACTTATCATACTTAAGTATGTAAAATCAGACTGACAGATTCAATTTAATGGTTTAGGGAACTATGAAAAATCATTATAGAAGTCATTGTGTCATTTTTAAAGTCACATAAGTACCAAATCATGGGTCAAACAATGTTAAGGGTATTTgacataaaataaaataaaagttgCAGTTGTTGACCGAAAAAAACATGTTGTAAGGGTGTTTTTGACAAACCGTGGGTTTTTgcaatgtttttaaaaaaatcagtttcTTCTTGATAAGTGGCCGCGGCGGGCAGCGCAAAATTTGAAACCCCCGACCGGCCGGCGGCCGACGAACCATCCCCACCGCCCCCCGCCCCCCTACCGAAGAGCTCGGAAGAGCCGGAAGCAGGAGCGGAAGGATGGAAGACAGCGACGAGACCGTGGcgccggaggaggcggcgctggTGCTGAGCCCGCAGGTCTTCGTCGACGAGGTCCTCGACATCGTCGGTGATGTCGGCGACGGGGCCTTCGAGTACTGCCTCCAGTTATGTTCTCTCCggatctctctccctccctcccgaGAATCCCCACCTAgacttttttgtttgttttgtcACTCTCTCGCATTCGCCGCCGACTGGCCGGTTAACTTGCCATTTCCATCGCCCTTCTCCAGGGAAGTCGCCGCCCCGGGGGTCCTAGGCGCCGCGAAGGCGGCCCAGAAGGCCGCGGAGCTCGAGCGGGTAAGTGACGGATATCATGATTCGATACAGCCCAAGTCCCGGATTAGATTTGGGGAGAATTCACAATTTAGCAGAATGAGCGAATGGTCACTGATTAATAGAGACAAGTTGACATTAATGGATCGTTCTGTTAGTTTATGCTTATGTCGAAACCCACAAGGGAGGAACTAAACTAAATTTGGCTTGGACATTTAAATCAGCTAAGTAGAAGAACGAAAAACTTATCTCGACATGGGATTGATGTTGTGAAGAGGCCTGTAGTAGCTGTGTCATTCAGGTGTTTTGGTGTATTTGCTTGTTTCCTAGCCCCTTTTCCACATGTATGGATGATTAATTGTCTGTCCTTAAGCTAATTCATACTCCTTTCTTGTTAATTCCATTCCGGTGAACATTCAGGAAATTCTTTACACTGGGACAAATTTTTTAGTACCTTTCTGTGTACACATGGCTTGACAAACGAATTTCTTCTCTACTAAATTTAAATGTTGATGGGTACTGAATGAAATTCCAGAATGGTTGAAATGAAAGTTTTTCTTCTGCACCAGAATTCATATCACTCCAACATGTCATCAGATACTGCTGGTTTCCCACTGCACCACTTTTAGTTTGCCTGGATTTTTCTTATGAAGTGGAGACCATTAGCTGATTCGCCATGGTCTATGGCATTTCTGTTTCTCCTTGTTTACGGAGCTGTACTGTAAAGAACCAGAGAACTGAAAAACATGGCTCCATTGAGTATAATATGAACCATCTACGATGGACTAACCAATCCAATTGTAGCATTACACTTAGCTACTGCGTTGCTTCAAATGTTTAATCAGTTGTACTTATGTAATCATTGCATACTCCATAATATGCTTTAATATGTTTGTTTTACTTATGTTGCCATTTATTACCACATCTTCTCTTATAAAGCTGTTTCATAAGTCATAAAATTCATAATGCCATAAATTCTTATTTCATCTTTTTATGGGCCAGCAGGACCCTTACGATCAGTAAAAGCATTTTTATGTTTTCCCTGTAGGGATTAAATGCCATTCACCATGTTGTAATGAATGTACTGGATAAGAGAATGACCAACTGGGAGAAATATTGCATTCAACACTGCTTCACTGTACCTGAAGGTTTTGTGGTGCCTGAAGATGTATGTTCCTTATCTCAAAGTAAAAGTTTGGCTTCAACATGTTAAAGTTAGAATTCATCTTCTGTTGCAAAATTACAATTGTGTTCATCCTTCCTCATGACCCAGAATAGATGAGGGGGAACAGATAccttgttttgtttttgaaggTTTCATAATTTGGAAATCTGATGCTTAGAGTTTATTGGTGTAGATGTGCAGTTCTGTTTCTCAACCCATCTTCATAGAAGATGACATTCTGCTGCACATTCAACTACAGATGCCCCCACACTCTTGCACAGTCATAAAAAAAGAGGTTGTGGATAGTTTGCATATTGACTAGAGCATTTCTCTAAACTGCTGGATTAGTTTTTGATGGGAAGAGGAATGAAGTACTGTAGTTTTTGTTTAACTGCATATAGTTTCTATCATAGACTTGCTAGTTTGATGTGATCGAAAACCAGAATTTCTGGTGAATGCCATAATTGTAGTATCATTGATTCCATTGATCTTTTATCAATCTATGTAGAACATTGGTTAAGCTCATTGTTTGTGGTTGCTTGCAGTAACTACAAAATGAACCTTGGCTTGCACATGTTTTGTTCAGTGAAGCAATGCTTTATTTCACATTTACTTCGCTCCCTCATGTCACAAATATATGGTAATGTAGGTGAGTACATGTATGATCTTCTTTTCCTTGGTCAGGATAATTCTTGTGCAAAAGAGTCACACAAAGATGGGACTTCTGATTCAGAATTGGATGTTGAACTTGATTCCTTAAGGAGAAAACTTGAAAGTGTAAGCACCTTAGTTGTAATGAATTAGCTTATATATCTATACTTCTGTAACAAATGCCAGTGTTTTTTATCATTAGGCTAATAAGGAATCTGAAAATCTTCGGAGAGAGATGTCCTCATTGGAAAGGCAAACTGCGTGCAAAAGAAAACTTGATTCCTCTATTGCTGAGATACAGAAGTTGTTTGAAGACAAATTTGTGCAGAAAAATTTTGAAGGTATGGCATTATTTTCAGTAGTTTAATACAAAAAAAAGGGAAGCGGAGAAAAGTACATCATTCGCTTATTAGGTTTATCAGTTCTATCCAGTATTTCCAAAGAAATTTGCACTTTGCTTTTGATCACATATATTACAGTTTTGATATTGATGACATGTGAAATcctatttttctattatttgtttcttttttttttgctcagaGAAAATTGGGATGCAAGTATGCAAAAAGTAAGGGGTTAGGGAATTTGTTGTCTCATCAGCATGATTAGAGCTCCAAACTGCTCAATTATTTATTTGGACGTTACTAATTCAGGAGGATGATATACCTTGAAGAAGTTGTGCTGTACTGTGATGACCTTAGGCCTTGTGCTGTACTGTGATAAAAACTCTAAACCCTTGTGCTGTACTGTGTTGACCTTAGGCCTTGATGTTAACGATACCCCTTCATCACCTTGTTTGACAATTTGGTACTACATAGCAATTCTTTTGTGATTCTGGTGCCTAGTAGCCTGGGTTCGTTTCATATGGGAAGACCACAAATGTTAGGgaactagtattttttttcctcgaCAAGGTTATTTTGCATTGAAAGACAATAGAGCAGTGAGATATAGTAACTACCTTTCCTTTACACTGTAGAAACTTTGGCCATTGCATAAAGTTTCTTGCTCATATGTGTTAGCTTTAGCAAGAAAAATGGTCAAAAAAATTGACACCCTAAATTGCGGATTGTCACTTTTCCTCATTTGAATGTCTTCTAGCCTTTTACTTCATGTAACGCCTTGATATTGTTTAGAATGCTTGACATCAATTACAAAGTTTATATGTCTACCCATTTATCAATACAACCTCCACTCAATCTAGTTAACTCTGGTTCAGAAAGCATGCCTACTCAACTGTGCTGAACCTGCAGATCTTGCGAAGGCAATACCGATATTGCAGCAGAAACTAATGGGAATGAACAAGAAAATGACTGATACTGGGAACTTGGTAGATCAACAGGTTTGGAACATGAACGGTCTGAGAGACAAGTGTCAAGCATTGGATAAGGGTACTGCCACCACTTCCCCCTTGGTTTCTTCGGTGCTCCCATGCATAGCTATATCATGTATTTATATGTCATTGAGAATAACTTATCCCGCAGGTTTTACTGCACCCACCGAAGACATTCAagagatcatcaatatcttaCAGGAGTAGCTTGCAGTGTTGTGCAGCCTGCTCCATTTCAGGATGACAACTATTGGTCGTATTACAGTATCAACTTCGCTTTAATTTTGTCTAGCACTCTAGCTGCCTTCTCACTAGCTGTCTGTGTGATGTGACAATGAACTGCGTTTTGGTAGTGGGGGGTTCCTTGGCCATGTTCTGAAGAAGTTAGGGAAGTTATGCTCAGTAATGTTCTGTCGATGTGGTGATGGGATATTTTAGTCAGCTATACTCATTTGAGACATGGAGTACGTTTTGAGATCAATCCAAGTACCTTTCTTCCGTGTTGCT
Coding sequences:
- the LOC133917478 gene encoding protein MIS12 homolog, translating into MEDSDETVAPEEAALVLSPQVFVDEVLDIVGDVGDGAFEYCLQEVAAPGVLGAAKAAQKAAELERGLNAIHHVVMNVLDKRMTNWEKYCIQHCFTVPEGFVVPEDDNSCAKESHKDGTSDSELDVELDSLRRKLESANKESENLRREMSSLERQTACKRKLDSSIAEIQKLFEDKFVQKNFEDLAKAIPILQQKLMGMNKKMTDTGNLVDQQVWNMNGLRDKCQALDKGFTAPTEDIQEIINILQE